From a region of the Bradyrhizobium diazoefficiens genome:
- a CDS encoding universal stress protein: MTYAPVMVSLALDQSNEARLQVAGELAERFEAAIIGIAATQFAPPLCFADGAAAQALIDKGEASVKRRLAGLEAQFRAATKNRGGHAEWRSAMDYPARFALAQARCADTVVSGGQSPAFSNAFALASYKDLVMQARRPLLVVPDRANGLDLLSVLVAWKDTPEARRAVADALPMLRKARDVIIATIPERDDDRSVVMAGVSDVPAWLAYHGVTATARVCEGARNEAAAAQSEKVAGDVGAMIVAGAYGHSRFRELILGGVTQYLVTQTARSVLMSH, encoded by the coding sequence ATGACGTACGCGCCGGTGATGGTCAGCCTTGCGCTCGATCAGTCCAACGAGGCGCGTCTTCAGGTCGCGGGCGAGCTCGCCGAACGATTCGAGGCGGCCATCATCGGGATCGCCGCGACGCAGTTCGCGCCGCCGCTCTGTTTCGCCGACGGCGCCGCGGCGCAAGCGCTGATCGACAAGGGCGAAGCTTCGGTGAAGCGGCGACTGGCCGGCCTGGAGGCGCAATTCCGTGCTGCTACCAAGAATCGCGGCGGACATGCGGAGTGGCGTAGCGCCATGGACTATCCGGCGCGATTCGCCCTGGCGCAAGCGCGCTGCGCCGACACCGTCGTCAGCGGCGGGCAGAGCCCGGCCTTCTCCAACGCGTTCGCGCTCGCAAGCTACAAGGATCTGGTGATGCAGGCCCGCCGCCCGCTTCTCGTCGTGCCCGATCGGGCCAACGGGCTCGACCTGCTCAGCGTGCTGGTGGCGTGGAAGGACACGCCGGAGGCGCGCCGGGCGGTGGCGGATGCGCTGCCGATGCTGCGCAAGGCGAGGGACGTCATCATCGCCACAATTCCGGAGCGCGACGATGACCGGTCGGTCGTGATGGCCGGCGTCAGCGACGTTCCCGCCTGGCTGGCCTACCACGGCGTCACCGCGACGGCACGCGTCTGCGAAGGCGCTCGGAACGAAGCCGCCGCTGCGCAATCGGAGAAAGTCGCCGGCGACGTTGGCGCCATGATCGTTGCGGGCGCCTATGGCCATTCGAGGTTTCGTGAACTGATCCTGGGAGGCGTCACCCAGTATCTGGTCACGCAGACCGCCCGCAGCGTGCTGATGTCGCACTGA
- the ccoN gene encoding cytochrome-c oxidase, cbb3-type subunit I: MSQPSISKSMTIGESGLAVVFAVTAFLCVIASAKALDAPFAFHAALSAAASLAAVFVIVNRYYERPAALPRAEINGRPNYNMGPIKFSSFMAMFWGIAGFLVGLLIASQLAWPALNFDLPWTSFGRLRPLHTSAVIFAFGGNVLIATSFYVVQKSCRARLAGDLAPWFVVVGYNFFILIAGTGYLLGVTQSKEYAEPEWYADLWLTIVWVAYLLVFLATIIKRKEPHIFVANWFYLAFIVTIAVLHLGNNPALPVSVFGSKSYIVWGGIQDAMVQWWYGHNAVGFFLTAGFLAIMYYFIPKRAERPIYSYRLSIIHFWALIFLYIWAGPHHLHYTALPDWTQTLGMTFSIMLWMPSWGGMINGLMTLSGAWDKLRTDPVLRMLVVSVAFYGMSTFEGPMMSIKIVNSLSHYTDWTIGHVHSGALGWVGFVSFGALYCLVPWAWNRKGLYSLKLVNWHFWVATLGIVLYISAMWVSGILQGLMWRAYTSLGFLEYSFIETVEAMHPFYVIRAAGGGLFLIGALIMAYNLWMTVRVGEAEVQMPVALQPAE; this comes from the coding sequence ATGAGCCAGCCCTCCATTTCCAAATCCATGACCATCGGTGAAAGCGGCCTGGCTGTCGTGTTTGCAGTCACCGCCTTCCTCTGCGTGATCGCCTCGGCCAAGGCGCTCGATGCGCCGTTCGCCTTTCATGCCGCGCTCAGCGCTGCGGCGAGCCTTGCTGCGGTCTTCGTCATCGTCAACCGTTATTACGAGCGTCCGGCGGCGCTGCCGCGGGCGGAGATCAACGGGCGCCCGAACTACAACATGGGCCCAATCAAGTTCTCCTCCTTTATGGCGATGTTCTGGGGCATTGCCGGCTTCTTGGTCGGCCTCCTCATCGCTTCCCAGCTGGCCTGGCCCGCGCTGAACTTCGATCTGCCCTGGACCAGCTTCGGCCGCCTGCGACCGCTGCACACCTCCGCCGTGATCTTCGCCTTCGGCGGCAACGTGTTGATCGCGACCTCCTTTTACGTGGTGCAGAAGTCCTGCCGCGCGCGCCTCGCCGGTGACCTCGCGCCGTGGTTCGTCGTGGTGGGCTACAACTTCTTCATCCTCATCGCCGGCACCGGCTATCTGCTGGGCGTCACCCAGTCGAAGGAATATGCCGAGCCGGAATGGTATGCCGATCTCTGGCTCACCATCGTCTGGGTAGCCTACCTGCTCGTCTTCCTTGCCACCATCATCAAGCGCAAGGAGCCGCACATCTTCGTCGCGAACTGGTTCTACCTCGCCTTCATCGTGACGATCGCGGTCCTGCATCTCGGCAACAATCCGGCGCTTCCCGTCTCGGTGTTCGGCTCGAAGTCCTACATCGTCTGGGGCGGCATCCAGGATGCCATGGTCCAGTGGTGGTACGGCCACAACGCGGTCGGCTTCTTCCTGACCGCCGGCTTCCTTGCCATCATGTACTACTTCATCCCGAAGCGCGCAGAGCGGCCGATCTATTCCTACCGGCTGTCGATCATCCACTTCTGGGCGCTGATCTTCCTCTACATCTGGGCCGGCCCGCACCATTTGCACTACACGGCGCTGCCGGACTGGACGCAGACGCTGGGCATGACCTTCTCGATCATGCTGTGGATGCCCTCCTGGGGCGGCATGATCAACGGCCTGATGACGCTGTCGGGCGCCTGGGACAAGCTGCGTACCGACCCCGTGCTGCGCATGCTCGTGGTCTCCGTCGCCTTCTACGGCATGTCGACCTTCGAAGGCCCGATGATGTCGATCAAGATCGTCAACTCACTCAGCCACTACACCGACTGGACTATCGGGCACGTGCATTCCGGTGCGCTCGGCTGGGTCGGCTTCGTCTCCTTCGGTGCGCTCTACTGCCTGGTGCCGTGGGCCTGGAATCGCAAGGGGCTCTACAGCCTGAAGCTCGTCAACTGGCACTTCTGGGTCGCGACCCTCGGCATCGTCCTCTACATCTCGGCGATGTGGGTGTCCGGCATCCTCCAGGGTCTGATGTGGCGCGCCTACACCTCGCTTGGCTTCCTCGAATATTCCTTCATCGAGACCGTCGAGGCGATGCATCCCTTCTACGTCATCCGCGCCGCCGGCGGCGGTCTGTTTCTGATCGGCGCGCTGATCATGGCCTATAATCTCTGGATGACCGTTCGCGTCGGCGAGGCGGAAGTCCAGATGCCCGTCGCTCTTCAGCCGGCGGAATGA
- the ccoP gene encoding cytochrome-c oxidase, cbb3-type subunit III: protein MTDHHSDIDSVSGKSTTGHEWDGIKELNTPLPRWWVITFYLTIVWAIAYWVVYPAWPLISSNTTGMFGYSSRADVAVELANLEKIRGGKMAALGAASLADIEKDPALLALARAKGKTVFGDNCAPCHGSGAAGAKGFPNLNDDDWLWGGTLDQIMQTIQFGARSGHAKTHEGQMLAFGRDGVLKPDEIVTVANYVRSLSSLSTRNGFDAAKGEKIFAENCVACHGDGGKGNQEVGAPNLTDKIWLYGSDEATLIETISQGRSGVMPAWEGRLDPATIKAMAVYVHSLGGGK from the coding sequence ATGACCGATCATCATAGCGACATCGATTCCGTCTCCGGCAAGTCCACAACCGGACATGAGTGGGACGGCATCAAGGAGCTCAACACGCCGTTGCCGCGCTGGTGGGTGATCACCTTCTACCTCACCATCGTCTGGGCGATCGCCTACTGGGTCGTCTATCCGGCCTGGCCGCTGATCTCCAGCAACACCACGGGCATGTTCGGCTACTCCTCGCGTGCCGACGTCGCGGTCGAACTCGCCAACCTCGAGAAGATCCGCGGCGGCAAGATGGCGGCGCTGGGCGCAGCCTCGCTCGCCGATATCGAGAAGGACCCGGCGCTGCTCGCACTTGCTCGCGCCAAGGGCAAGACCGTGTTCGGCGACAATTGCGCACCGTGTCACGGTTCTGGCGCTGCCGGTGCCAAGGGCTTCCCGAACCTGAATGACGACGATTGGCTGTGGGGCGGCACGCTCGATCAGATCATGCAGACGATCCAGTTCGGCGCGCGCTCCGGCCACGCCAAGACGCATGAGGGCCAGATGCTCGCCTTCGGCAGGGACGGCGTGCTGAAGCCGGACGAGATCGTCACGGTCGCCAATTACGTACGCTCGCTGTCCAGCCTTTCGACCCGCAACGGTTTTGATGCCGCCAAGGGCGAGAAGATCTTTGCGGAGAATTGCGTCGCTTGCCATGGCGATGGCGGCAAGGGCAACCAGGAGGTGGGCGCACCGAACCTGACCGACAAGATCTGGCTCTATGGCTCGGACGAAGCAACGCTGATCGAGACCATCAGCCAAGGCCGCTCCGGCGTGATGCCGGCCTGGGAAGGGCGGCTCGATCCCGCCACAATCAAGGCGATGGCGGTCTACGTCCACTCGCTGGGCGGCGGAAAATAG
- the ccoO gene encoding cytochrome-c oxidase, cbb3-type subunit II: protein MSFWTRHQVFEKNSIVLVVGILLVIAIGGLVEITPLFYLKSTIEKVDGVRPYTPLELAGRNVYVREGCYLCHSQMIRPLRDEVERYGHFSLAAESMFDHPFQWGSKRTGPDLARVGAKYSDDWHVTHLTNPRAIVPQSVMPGYPFLAQTAVDPDAIADHMRTLKTVGVPYTDDQIANAGADMKAQADPDNAGGDAFAKRYAKAAVRNFDGKPGTPTEMDALIAYLQMLGTLVDFKIYNEKANLR, encoded by the coding sequence ATGTCGTTCTGGACACGCCACCAAGTCTTTGAGAAGAACTCCATCGTCCTGGTCGTCGGCATCCTGCTGGTGATCGCAATCGGCGGTCTCGTCGAGATCACCCCGCTGTTCTACCTCAAGAGCACGATCGAGAAGGTCGACGGGGTCAGGCCCTACACGCCGTTGGAACTCGCCGGACGCAACGTCTACGTCCGGGAGGGCTGCTATCTCTGCCACTCGCAGATGATCCGGCCGCTGCGCGACGAGGTCGAGCGCTACGGCCATTTCTCGCTCGCCGCCGAGAGCATGTTCGACCACCCGTTCCAGTGGGGTTCCAAGCGCACCGGTCCGGACCTTGCCCGTGTCGGCGCCAAATATTCCGACGACTGGCACGTCACCCATCTGACCAACCCGCGCGCGATCGTGCCGCAGTCGGTGATGCCCGGCTACCCATTCCTGGCCCAGACTGCAGTCGATCCGGATGCGATCGCCGATCACATGCGTACGCTGAAGACCGTCGGCGTACCCTACACCGACGACCAGATCGCCAATGCGGGCGCCGACATGAAGGCCCAGGCCGATCCGGACAATGCCGGCGGCGACGCCTTCGCCAAGCGCTACGCCAAGGCGGCGGTACGCAACTTCGACGGCAAGCCCGGCACGCCGACCGAGATGGACGCGCTGATCGCGTATCTGCAGATGCTCGGCACGCTGGTCGACTTCAAGATCTACAACGAGAAAGCCAATCTTCGCTGA
- a CDS encoding CBS domain-containing protein, giving the protein MYRFLEQTVDGYMTRNVKTVQRDSDLLELSEMFETDDFNSYPVEDDGQVVGIVTKFDILKCFAFTPSQMLPRYHDLMSRKIGDAMTPEFIYVSPDTRLTRVLQIMIEHRIRSIIVLDSAQKLVGIIAREDVISALKAAARE; this is encoded by the coding sequence GTGTACAGATTTCTTGAGCAGACCGTCGATGGCTACATGACGCGCAACGTCAAGACAGTGCAGCGCGACAGTGACTTGCTCGAGCTCAGCGAGATGTTCGAGACCGACGATTTCAACTCCTATCCGGTCGAGGATGACGGACAGGTGGTCGGGATCGTCACCAAGTTCGACATCCTGAAGTGCTTTGCCTTCACGCCGAGCCAGATGCTGCCCCGCTATCACGATCTGATGAGCCGCAAGATCGGCGACGCCATGACGCCCGAGTTCATCTATGTCAGCCCCGACACGCGCCTGACGCGCGTTCTCCAGATCATGATCGAACACCGTATCAGGAGCATCATCGTGCTCGACAGCGCGCAGAAGCTGGTCGGGATCATCGCCCGCGAGGACGTCATCTCGGCACTCAAGGCGGCGGCACGGGAGTGA
- a CDS encoding CcoQ/FixQ family Cbb3-type cytochrome c oxidase assembly chaperone — MKAILTLDNLASGLVTTIWTPVFVAIFVAIIAYAFWPRNKAAFDEAAHLPLREE; from the coding sequence ATGAAAGCCATTCTGACACTCGACAATCTCGCGTCCGGTCTCGTGACCACGATCTGGACGCCAGTGTTCGTCGCGATCTTTGTCGCGATCATCGCCTACGCATTTTGGCCCCGTAACAAGGCTGCGTTCGACGAGGCAGCACACCTGCCGTTGCGGGAGGAGTAA
- a CDS encoding FixH family protein gives MASNPLTGTKVFLMLVAFFGVVIGVNVTMMKLAIATLPGTDVDSPYAAGLTYDREISAAQDQAARKWKVNAHIERRNDGGASVQVEARDARGQPISGLKFGGRLERPTDKRADLAVGLTEVGIGIYRGNAASVAPGQWDLVIEGDAKGERVFLSRNRVILN, from the coding sequence ATGGCATCCAATCCCCTGACCGGAACCAAGGTCTTCCTGATGCTGGTCGCTTTCTTCGGTGTCGTGATCGGCGTCAACGTCACCATGATGAAGCTCGCGATCGCGACGCTGCCTGGCACCGATGTCGATAGCCCCTATGCCGCGGGCCTGACTTACGACCGCGAGATCTCGGCGGCCCAGGACCAGGCTGCGCGCAAATGGAAAGTCAACGCCCATATCGAGCGCCGCAACGACGGCGGCGCATCGGTCCAGGTTGAAGCCCGCGATGCCCGCGGCCAGCCGATCTCCGGGCTGAAGTTTGGCGGACGCCTGGAACGGCCGACCGACAAGCGTGCCGATCTTGCGGTCGGGCTCACCGAAGTCGGCATCGGCATCTATCGCGGCAATGCCGCGTCTGTCGCACCCGGCCAGTGGGATCTCGTGATCGAGGGCGATGCCAAGGGCGAGCGTGTGTTTCTGTCGCGCAATCGCGTCATCCTGAACTGA
- the ccoG gene encoding cytochrome c oxidase accessory protein CcoG codes for MNKTVNPKNLTPADDSGPLYAARKKVYPQSVNGTFRRIKWGLMAFCLGVYYLLPFVRWNRGIGAPSQAVLIDLPNSRFYFFFIELWPQEVYYFTGLLIVAAVALFLMNSVGGRIWCGYLCPQTVWTDLFYAVERLVEGDRRERMRKDKSAGALTLKRVSEIVLKHATWLMIAWWTGGAWVLYFSDAPTLVKNLVTFQAPMVAYAWIGILTATTYVLAGFMREQVCTYMCPWPRIQAALTDEWALNVTYRYDRGEKRTSVKKAAELRALAQQVGDCVDCYQCVAVCPTGIDIRNGPQLECIQCGLCIDACDNVMTKIGRPKRLIGYDNDINIQRRQDGKAPIYRIVRARTVVYSAIIAAVGGIMLYTLATRSLLDINVLHDRNPVAVELSDGSIRNAYTVRLLNKSGYDRIVAIDADGPVNLIIHVVGVDSVTPDRPMIVVPRDSTSELRLLVTAPAENNPEKSIPVHFHLTDIGLGVVASTTDHFVAP; via the coding sequence ATGAACAAGACCGTAAACCCGAAAAACCTCACGCCGGCTGACGACAGCGGGCCGCTCTATGCAGCCCGCAAGAAAGTCTATCCCCAGAGCGTCAACGGTACCTTCCGCCGGATCAAATGGGGCCTGATGGCGTTCTGCCTCGGCGTCTATTACCTCCTGCCCTTCGTGCGCTGGAATCGCGGCATCGGTGCCCCCAGCCAGGCGGTGCTGATCGATCTCCCCAACAGCCGCTTCTATTTCTTCTTCATCGAGTTGTGGCCGCAGGAGGTCTATTACTTCACGGGTCTGCTAATCGTCGCCGCGGTGGCGCTGTTCCTGATGAACTCGGTTGGCGGCCGCATCTGGTGCGGCTATCTCTGCCCGCAGACGGTATGGACCGACCTGTTTTATGCCGTCGAACGCCTGGTCGAGGGCGATCGCCGCGAGCGGATGCGGAAGGACAAATCGGCCGGCGCGCTGACGCTCAAGCGTGTCTCCGAGATCGTGCTCAAGCACGCGACCTGGCTGATGATCGCCTGGTGGACCGGCGGCGCCTGGGTGCTCTATTTCAGCGACGCGCCGACGCTGGTGAAGAACCTCGTCACCTTCCAGGCGCCGATGGTTGCCTATGCCTGGATCGGCATCCTCACGGCGACGACCTATGTGCTCGCCGGCTTCATGCGCGAGCAGGTCTGCACCTATATGTGCCCGTGGCCGCGGATCCAGGCGGCCCTGACCGACGAATGGGCGCTCAACGTCACCTATCGCTACGACCGCGGCGAGAAGCGTACCTCGGTCAAAAAGGCCGCGGAGCTGCGCGCACTCGCCCAGCAGGTCGGCGACTGCGTCGACTGCTATCAATGCGTCGCGGTCTGTCCGACCGGCATCGACATTCGCAACGGACCGCAGCTCGAATGCATCCAGTGCGGGCTCTGCATCGACGCCTGCGACAACGTGATGACCAAGATCGGCCGGCCGAAGCGCCTGATCGGTTACGACAACGACATCAACATCCAGCGCCGCCAGGACGGCAAGGCGCCGATCTACCGCATCGTCCGGGCGCGTACCGTCGTCTATAGCGCAATCATCGCGGCGGTCGGCGGTATCATGCTCTACACGCTGGCGACGCGCAGCCTGCTCGACATCAACGTGCTGCATGATCGCAATCCGGTCGCGGTCGAGCTTAGCGATGGCTCGATCCGTAATGCCTATACGGTGCGGCTGCTCAACAAGAGCGGCTATGACCGCATCGTCGCGATCGACGCTGACGGGCCGGTCAATTTGATCATTCACGTCGTCGGGGTCGATTCGGTGACGCCGGACCGGCCGATGATCGTGGTCCCGCGCGACTCCACCAGCGAGCTGCGGCTGCTCGTCACGGCGCCGGCGGAGAACAATCCGGAGAAGTCGATTCCGGTGCACTTCCATCTCACGGACATTGGACTTGGTGTCGTCGCTTCCACCACCGACCATTTCGTCGCGCCCTAG
- a CDS encoding cation-translocating P-type ATPase: MQVTRDFSHYIRAAGAGLQHIDLAVEGVHCAGCMAKIERGLSAIPDVTLARVNLTDHRVALEWKAGTLDPGRFIDRLEELGYKAYPFETESAEVLEIAESRLLLRCLGVAAFAAMNVMMLSIPVWSGNVSDMLPEQRDFFHWLSALIALPAAAYAGQPFFRSAWRALSAKTTNMDVPISIGVILALGLSVVETIHHAEHAYFDAAIMLLTFLLVGRFLDQNMRRRTRAVAGNLAALKAETAAKFVGPDEISQVPVAAIHPGDIVLLRPGERCAVDGAVIEGRSEIDQSLITGETRYVTAEQGTPVYAGSMNISGSLRVRVSAASEATLLAEITRLLDNALQARSRYMRLADRASRLYAPVVHATALITILGWVIAGASWHDAIVTGVAVLIITCPCALGLAIPTVQTVASGAMFKSGVLLNSGDAIERLAEVDHVIFDKTGTLTLPDLEVTNAADVPAAIFGLAGRLALSSHHPVAAAVAEAAGARSPILGAVEEAGQGVRAVVDGVEIRLGRPSFCGAETLADGTNLHAEASLVAFSKGTEKFILSVRQGLRPDAQAVIAALKARNLGIEILSGDREPAVTAAAHALGISEWRAGVTPADKIARIEELKQRGFKVLMVGDGLNDAPSLAAAHVSMSPISAAHLSQATADLVFLGRPLAPVLAAIDVSRRALHLMQQNLWLAIGYNLLAVPVAIGGVVTPLIAAAAMSGSSILVMLNSVRARSALREIS; encoded by the coding sequence ATGCAGGTGACGCGCGATTTCTCTCACTACATCCGCGCCGCGGGCGCGGGTCTCCAGCATATCGATCTCGCTGTCGAGGGCGTCCACTGCGCCGGCTGCATGGCCAAGATCGAACGCGGCCTGTCCGCCATCCCCGACGTCACGCTGGCGCGCGTCAATCTCACCGACCATCGCGTCGCGCTGGAATGGAAGGCGGGAACGCTCGACCCAGGCCGATTCATCGATCGCCTCGAGGAACTCGGCTACAAGGCCTATCCATTCGAGACCGAGAGCGCGGAGGTATTGGAGATCGCCGAATCGCGCTTGCTGCTGCGCTGCCTGGGCGTCGCGGCGTTCGCCGCCATGAACGTGATGATGTTGTCGATCCCGGTGTGGTCAGGCAATGTCTCGGACATGCTGCCCGAGCAGCGCGACTTCTTCCATTGGTTGTCGGCGCTGATCGCATTGCCGGCGGCGGCCTATGCCGGCCAGCCGTTCTTCCGCTCGGCCTGGCGCGCATTGTCCGCCAAGACCACCAACATGGACGTCCCGATTTCGATCGGCGTGATCCTGGCGCTCGGCCTGTCCGTGGTCGAGACCATCCACCACGCCGAGCACGCCTATTTCGACGCGGCGATCATGCTGCTGACCTTTCTCTTGGTCGGCCGCTTCCTCGACCAGAACATGCGGCGCCGGACCCGCGCGGTCGCCGGCAATCTCGCGGCGCTGAAGGCGGAGACGGCCGCGAAGTTCGTGGGCCCCGACGAAATCTCGCAGGTGCCGGTGGCCGCGATCCATCCCGGCGATATCGTGCTGCTGCGACCGGGCGAACGCTGCGCGGTCGACGGCGCCGTGATCGAGGGACGATCCGAGATCGACCAGAGCCTGATCACCGGCGAGACGCGCTATGTCACGGCCGAGCAGGGTACGCCGGTCTATGCGGGATCGATGAACATCTCCGGCAGCTTGCGGGTGCGGGTCTCGGCGGCGTCCGAGGCGACGCTGCTCGCTGAAATCACGCGGCTGCTCGACAATGCGCTGCAGGCGCGCTCGCGCTATATGCGGCTCGCCGACCGCGCCTCGCGGCTCTATGCGCCGGTGGTTCACGCCACCGCGCTTATTACAATTCTCGGCTGGGTCATCGCGGGTGCGAGCTGGCACGATGCGATCGTAACCGGTGTCGCGGTCCTGATTATCACCTGTCCATGTGCGCTTGGGCTCGCCATTCCGACGGTTCAAACGGTGGCCTCGGGCGCGATGTTCAAGTCGGGGGTGCTGCTCAATTCAGGCGATGCGATCGAACGGCTGGCCGAGGTCGATCATGTCATCTTCGACAAGACCGGCACGCTGACGCTGCCCGATCTCGAAGTGACGAATGCAGCCGATGTTCCCGCGGCCATTTTTGGGCTCGCCGGCCGCCTCGCACTGTCGAGCCATCATCCGGTGGCCGCCGCGGTCGCGGAGGCCGCTGGCGCCAGGTCGCCAATCCTCGGTGCGGTCGAGGAGGCGGGCCAAGGCGTGCGCGCTGTGGTTGATGGTGTCGAAATTCGCCTCGGTCGTCCGTCCTTCTGCGGCGCGGAGACGTTGGCCGACGGCACCAATCTGCATGCTGAAGCCTCCCTGGTGGCCTTCAGCAAGGGCACCGAAAAATTCATTCTCTCGGTGCGCCAAGGGCTGCGTCCAGATGCGCAGGCGGTGATCGCGGCGTTGAAGGCGCGCAATCTCGGCATCGAGATACTGTCGGGTGACCGCGAGCCGGCGGTCACGGCGGCCGCCCACGCGCTGGGTATTTCTGAATGGCGCGCCGGCGTCACGCCGGCCGACAAGATCGCGCGGATCGAGGAGCTCAAGCAGCGCGGGTTCAAGGTGCTGATGGTCGGCGACGGCTTGAACGACGCGCCGTCGCTCGCTGCAGCCCATGTCTCGATGTCGCCGATCTCGGCCGCCCATCTCAGCCAGGCAACCGCCGATCTTGTGTTCCTCGGACGCCCGCTGGCGCCGGTCCTCGCAGCGATCGATGTCTCGCGCAGGGCGCTGCACCTGATGCAGCAAAACCTGTGGCTTGCGATCGGTTATAACCTTTTGGCGGTGCCGGTCGCGATCGGCGGCGTCGTGACACCCCTGATCGCGGCGGCAGCCATGAGCGGATCGTCGATCCTCGTCATGCTGAATTCGGTGCGGGCGCGCAGCGCGTTGCGGGAGATTTCATGA